GCATATCTCCAGCTAATGGGATCTTTCCCTGCTGTTGCAGCTGTGTAATAAGATTTAGTTGATCTCTGTTCCACTTATGAATGATGGTAGGCTCAATTAAATTCCTGGCATGCTTCCTGAAAGTGCTATATTTCGTCATTTGGAGGTTCATGGCCTTGAAAATCTATGAAAGAATAAATACAGAAACGTGTATTTACATCAAAACTGAAACAACACAGTTACTTTCCTATTAATTTACTTATAATATGGTTTGACATACCTTCTGCAGTTGAACAAAGGATCCACCGGTAAAATATGTTGCAGCAGACAGTAACAGGTTACCAACTGGTGTACTCCCTACAATGGGCTGGCTCTGCCACTGTCTGTGGTACTGACACTTTTCACAGATCTGAGTGAATGCCACAAATGTCCCCATTTGCCTGATTTGGTCTGCACATTTTGTCTTACAATTTGGGCAGGACCCCAATAACTCTCTTATgcaactttcaaaaacaatgtattttCTTTCACCGGAGTTAGTCTGGGGATCTATcctaaatataaacaaatataaaattgtcCCATTTGTTCATTGAACAgtaagtttacattttttatttatttatttataattcatataaaaCTGCTGTATTTATAACTTACGACAATTCAGATTCCTCAGTGGCAGTACACTCGGGGTTATATGTCGATTCATGGGGTTCCACTTGTACTTCTGATTCAGTGTCATCCTTTTCCTCCTCCTCTAACATCAGACGAGGTCTCTTCCTTGGTCTGAACATTGAGCCCTTTATTTGCGTCGAAGACAGATGCACATCTGGAAACATGACTGTTGTTTCAGTACCAACATCTTGGCTAGAAACTGTTTCCTGAATGCCTACAAGTGCCAAAACCAAAAATACTTAATGAGGAAAATTtcagattatttaaatatgctgATGATAAAATCATGCATATGATCtagcaaataaaaatgtgtataagAGGTCCTTTATCCCCAATGCAATTAGAATCATTAATTCAGCAAATTTTTAATTAGGCAGTGTGTAAGGCTTGAATTGTAtccattttttctttgtgttgtgtgtgtaaCGTGActagttattgtgattttattctATTTGTATGTTGTTAATAATCTTGTTGTGTTGGTGAGCCAAAGACAATTTTCCACTCAGGTGGACAATAAAGTTGTACATTAAACATACTCTAAACCACCTGTCATGCTATTACAAATCAAGTGTACATGGAGACAATTTTCATGTTAGCAATTTTCAATACACAGCACAGTAGCTTACAATTAAATAACATGTAccaataattaattttacaaaGTAATACATAAACACTTGGAGTGTGTACTTCATACCTCTGCTCCTCACGTGGAAATCCCTCAATGTGCCTGTAGAAATTTGTGTGCCCACTGATCGCATATTTGGCGATATTTCTGTGGCCACACTTTCTGACTGACATCCAACTTCAACACCTATAGATTTACCGGGGAACTCTTGGGTACTTGGACTTTGCTGAAATATTGACTGTAACAAATGACAATGTGTAATTATTGACAATTTATAGCTAAATATACATTTAGGTACATGAGTTATGTGGGTAAACACTACATAAAACCTGTAAACAAACTGCACACTGATGAAGTTTGCTGGTGTGATTACATatacttttgtttgtgtttgtacacgtttgtcttagacacacgaaatagtaaccaactggctactaaagccaaaCAACATTGGCATTTGTTTATGTCCTTGATATAACCAAAAAATAACGTCAGAAAGTATACATGgacaatatatttacaaatgcatacttacaggttgtggcccaaaaacagctgcctctggttttaaagtggGAACAGCTCCATGTTTCAGTAACAGcctctgtgtgaatccggcatttaACTGGTgcagattctggaagctgtcctccgtaaaatgtgcAGCACAGACAGCTACATTAGGATTGTAATCTTCAGGAAcagaattaaaaagaaatgttaacCACTGTTCACGAACTACAGCATCTgaaggaagcccgaacacagaagacttgatagctgggtgaaaataacaccgtttcgacggcatggctacaactttTCACTCCTCTCCTGTAAAGACGCACAACATGGCCTCGCCCTCTTTGTTGCATGTTTCCGGGGGCGTGGTTTATGTAAATTTATGGGTTCATGACGGAAGGGACCCGGGAAGTAAGTGAAACTCTCACATGAAGAGACATGAAACTCTCCCCTTCTTAACTATAAACAAATTAAGTTTGGAGTCTTTAAAAAAGATTGTATGCAATACTACTTAATTAACAACCTTATTTGTTGTGGAAAATTCTTCATTCATAAGTGTAGATTTTTGAAATGCATCCCTCATTTCATAAATGACCTTCAAATTATTGCTATTACATTAGCTAATTCGTTCAACCAATTTAGTGATTCATAATATCTAGTAACACcttctgcatttatttagattgattttatttattttttgtttcatatttttcatcTTGATTTCtaacttatatttatttattgatgttAATGATGTACAACTTATAGTTATGTCTGTCTTGTATCtgcaatt
The sequence above is a segment of the Onychostoma macrolepis isolate SWU-2019 chromosome 22, ASM1243209v1, whole genome shotgun sequence genome. Coding sequences within it:
- the LOC131530158 gene encoding uncharacterized protein LOC131530158 is translated as MPSKRCYFHPAIKSSVFGLPSDAVVREQWLTFLFNSVPEDYNPNVAVCAAHFTEDSFQNLHQLNAGFTQRLLLKHGAVPTLKPEAAVFGPQPSIFQQSPSTQEFPGKSIGVEVGCQSESVATEISPNMRSVGTQISTGTLRDFHVRSRGIQETVSSQDVGTETTVMFPDVHLSSTQIKGSMFRPRKRPRLMLEEEEKDDTESEVQVEPHESTYNPECTATEESELSIDPQTNSGERKYIVFESCIRELLGSCPNCKTKCADQIRQMGTFVAFTQICEKCQYHRQWQSQPIVGSTPVGNLLLSAATYFTGGSFVQLQKIFKAMNLQMTKYSTFRKHARNLIEPTIIHKWNRDQLNLITQLQQQGKIPLAGDMHADTPRHSAKFGSYTLMHVETNKILDLQLIQSSEVGGSYHMEKEGLKRCLDKLESNGLAVDYIITDRRPHIQKYLRERSITQFYDVWHFEKGLSKKLDKLSQRKDCKVLKTWLHSIKNHIYWSATSSVSGPEKVAKWTSLLNHIQNVHVHEKPLFPKCEHPDRVSRDQKKWFQPGSVELHKLEKVLNNKRVLKDVEKLSHHFQTSSLEAFHSLILRFAPKKGVFPFIGMLCRLYLAAMHYNENADHDQATTTIGQAVFKFLLPKSKMGECTAKPVKTEPAYNYVDDLISLLVHKVCLDPTPYTEELHAVPIPPPPSSQFEKPSKEDVTARHVSCFSQGRAGTQHTGQLDQETAGGSGEQHRTR